AGGTCCGCCCGGCTCAGCCACTCGAAGCATCCTGGGCGATGACCCCGAGCAGACGGCTGGGCCGCCTACGATGCATGCGCGCCCTCTGCGCGTGGGAATCGTGCAGAGCGCTTGGGGAAACTTCCGCCCACCGGCCCGTGGCGCATGCGCAGCCTCAGATCCTGTGCGTCATGCGCGGCCCCGGAGGACGGTGCGGCCCGCCGGGACTGCTGGGAATATGGCGGGCACGGGACTTGCTGCCGTGGCGGCCTGGGTACCCCgccggagctggggctgggcagccaTGTCCCTCGGTCCCCACCGTGACTTCAGTACGTTACTTGCACGGAAGCCCCCGCGGGTGCCCCGGTGGCTCCCAGGTTAGTGTGCGAAAGGCGGGAGTAGGATGCCGAGCTCCCGGGGTCGTGCAGCGCGCTTTTGGCGCCCGTTTCAAAAGCTGCGTTCCCCGTGTGCGGCTCGGCGCCTCCCGGTGCCCCGAGCGGTCCCGGGGAGGCCGGGGAGGCCGGCCGGGCGCCCCGCGGCTCGCAGCGCCTGCTCCTCCTGCCTCGGCACCCGGTGCCCGCACTGGCAGGGATGAAGATGTGCATTTGATGTGGTTGACGGTGACTTCCCGTTACCTTAGTAAGCCTTATGTCTGGTTTTATCTTCTCGAGGCTGCCAGAATCACTATAGAGCAAATCGGAATACGATCTAAAATTTAGAGACTCTCCTAATTGGACTCGAACAGCCTGAATGACTTTCACTTGTTGGGTCTGTGGTTATGCTTGGCCACGCCTCTGGATACGCTCCTGGTGTTTGGAATATTCACTAATGTGGTAATAGAGACGCTTTGGTTAgagcaaatgaaaatttaaacttACATGGTCAGTTTAGCTTACATTTAGTTCGACACAACCAGAAGTGCGTGTTATGTATTCAGTACGCCTGCAACACTTAcgttgattagaaaaaaaaaagtatgttcatTTATGTAGCAAGTATTCGTTGAGCACTTATACCCCAGGCTTTCAGCTAATCCTTAAAATACAAAGACGATTTATGAGTGTCATGTCAAGTGCGTGTTCCCCTCTAGCTCACCAACATTAAATACACGTTAATTGGCTCTAGGAAATTTCTTATTTGGCAAGGTAAGGAATGACGAGGACAGAAACTCAGCTAAGGAAATGACAAATCAATGCGTTTTTTGCTGACAAAATATGCTGACCCCTCCTAGCCCTGTTTTTCACCAAAATTAGGTTTATTTCACTGTGCATGCAAAGCCAACTTGTTTCCTCCCACCATTCCCAAAAGTGTGAAGCGTGTGATAATTCCTCAAAcgttgaaaaaaaatgtaaaatgaaaacaaaagcttcACAGTGTAGGTAAGTCTAATGTTGAATGTTACTGCTCagaaaatatcaatttttttttagtgtCTTGTTGCCTagaaatttctgtctctttgtgtaaTTCGGAAGAATCAGGATTGGACTTTGCTTCAGGAATGCACTATTTTGACCGCTTTGAAAGCAGTGCTGTCATGTACAAACTTGTcttggtaactttttttttcctattaaatgGGAATAGGTTTTAACATAATTCAGTGATTAAGATAGAAAAATATGGAGGATTTTCCAAAAACTGTCATTGTAAATTGTAGCTTTTGTTTTTGTGTACTGTGTTTAGCTTGCAGACAGAAGGCATCGGTTTCTTTCCTTAAGCGACCAGACCTTCCCAAACTGGCTTATAAGCAACTAAAAGGCAAAAGTCCGGGAATTATCTTCATCCCTGGCTATCTCTCTAATATGAATGGTACAAAAGCATTGGCAATTGAGGAGTTTTGCAAATCCCTAGGTCACGCCTATATAAGGTAGGAATAACACATTTCAGAGAAAATTTTGCTACTATTTAGCAtgacagtggagaatggcttacCAATCGAAGTAAATGCTGGCATTTTtatagattaatttattttaatggtCTTTAAGCTTTCTTCTTGTAAGTTGCGATCatggaaaacacaaacacaacctctaaatgacttttttttttttttttaccagtctGTACCTTGCTGACAATGCTTAGTAGAAAGGACATCGTAAGGGAATTAGTGATAAGTTCTTCAGACGCAGCAGTCTGTGTCACAACAAATATGTAATCCTCATTAGCTTTTTGTAATCTCCTATAATGACACTGTGGTTTTCCACTGACCATTGTTCATTGTCttccaaaaatatgtatttaaaagtaaTGCATATATTGAAAAGTATTCTATGATTCATGTTTCTACTGAGTTTTCCCCTTCACTCTTGTActctaaatataaacataaataggAATAGGTAGTGTTTGTTTAAAGCATAATTTTACAACTGTTAATGTTTCGTACAGCTAATTGAGTAAAATAGCATGCTTCCTTCGTTACGAGGTTCATCTGTAATAGTCTTTTCTTCAGTGTCAAGTTTGCCGGAAGAGAGTGTCATCTAGTAGAAAGAGCATTACCTGTGATTCTAGAAACCTGGTTTCTGGAATAAATTGTAACAGTAGCTGTGACAAGTCAGTTCTTAAACACTTGATCCAAGTTTGTCATCAAAAAGGGGGTTGGACCAAAGATAGTTTTTGAATTCTTTTCTAACACTTACAGCCTAAAGAACTGTTCAGGTTTTGGGGGacacttttatttctgttttctcctgtcTGGGAAACCTTTCCTCCATAGTACTTCATTTACACTGGGTTCAGAAATGATTGTAGTAAGGACGGTGGCGAGAAGAAGTACTGCAGGTGAATGAAGTAACAGAGTGAAGTGTTAAACA
This sequence is a window from Ochotona princeps isolate mOchPri1 chromosome 3, mOchPri1.hap1, whole genome shotgun sequence. Protein-coding genes within it:
- the ABHD10 gene encoding palmitoyl-protein thioesterase ABHD10, mitochondrial isoform X3, with amino-acid sequence MAGTGLAAVAAWVPRRSWGWAAMSLGPHRDFSTLLARKPPRVPRWLPACRQKASVSFLKRPDLPKLAYKQLKGKSPGIIFIPGYLSNMNGTKALAIEEFCKSLGHAYIRFDYSGVGSSEGNLEECTVGKWRKDVLSIIDELAVGPQILVGSSLGGWLMLHAAIARPEKVMALIGVATAADGLVTKFNQLPVEVSHKSRDERYMDHAIKIP